The following are from one region of the Mesorhizobium sp. B4-1-4 genome:
- a CDS encoding ABC-F family ATP-binding cassette domain-containing protein: protein MAPPLLNLDGIKLTFGGTPLLDGAALTASAGDKIALVGRNGSGKSTLLKIAAGLIEPQDGEVFRQPSATVRYLPQMPDMEGFATVRAYVEAGLGPADDPYHASYLMEHLGLSGEERPGDLSGGEARRAALARVMAPVPDILLLDEPTNHLDLSVIEWLEEELVRTSSALIVISHDRRFLERVSRATVWLDRGQTRRLDKGFGHFEEWRDLVLEEEEREQHKLGRQIVREEHWLRYGVTARRKRNMRRLGELQTMRQRFRGHRGAEGTATMVASDAAESGKLVIEAKNIEKSFGDLTVVKGFSTRIQRGDRVGLAGPNGAGKTTLLKMLTGELAPDAGSVRLGTNLEIATLDQKREAVDPQETLAQYLTDGRGENLVINGEQRHVVSYMKDFLFKPEQARTPVRELSGGERARLILARVLARPANLLVLDEPTNDLDMETLELLQELVAGFAGTVILVSHDRDFLDRTVTSIIAPDGGGRWVEYAGGYSDMLAQRGGTRLDDRKARAKAEPGEAPAPGKSEPATPKGPAKKLSFKQKFALDSLPKKIEAVTASISRLENNIADPAYYERDPASFQKTIAALDKERATLAALEEEWLELEMLREEMEG from the coding sequence ATGGCCCCGCCTCTTCTCAATCTCGACGGGATAAAACTGACCTTCGGCGGCACGCCGCTGCTCGACGGCGCCGCCTTGACCGCTTCGGCCGGCGACAAGATCGCGCTCGTCGGCCGCAATGGATCGGGTAAATCGACGCTGCTCAAGATCGCCGCCGGCCTCATTGAGCCCCAGGACGGCGAGGTTTTCCGCCAGCCTTCGGCGACTGTCCGCTATCTGCCGCAGATGCCCGACATGGAAGGTTTTGCCACCGTGCGGGCCTATGTCGAGGCCGGGCTCGGGCCTGCCGACGATCCCTACCACGCCAGCTACCTGATGGAGCATCTCGGCCTGTCGGGCGAGGAGCGGCCGGGTGACCTGTCCGGCGGCGAGGCCAGGCGCGCCGCCCTTGCCCGCGTCATGGCGCCGGTGCCCGACATTCTGCTGCTTGATGAGCCGACCAACCATCTCGATCTGTCGGTCATCGAATGGCTGGAAGAGGAACTCGTCCGCACCTCCTCGGCGCTCATCGTCATCTCGCACGACCGCCGCTTTCTCGAGCGCGTGTCGCGCGCCACTGTCTGGCTCGACCGTGGCCAGACCCGCAGGCTGGACAAGGGTTTTGGCCATTTCGAGGAATGGCGCGACCTGGTGCTGGAAGAAGAAGAGCGCGAGCAGCATAAGCTCGGCCGCCAGATCGTGCGCGAGGAACACTGGCTGCGCTATGGCGTGACGGCGCGGCGCAAGCGCAACATGCGCCGACTGGGCGAGTTGCAGACCATGCGCCAGCGCTTTCGCGGCCATCGCGGCGCCGAAGGCACCGCGACCATGGTGGCGAGCGACGCCGCCGAATCCGGCAAACTGGTCATCGAGGCGAAAAACATCGAGAAGAGCTTTGGCGATCTCACCGTGGTCAAGGGGTTCTCGACCCGCATCCAGCGCGGCGACCGCGTCGGCCTTGCCGGGCCGAACGGCGCCGGCAAGACGACGCTTCTGAAGATGCTGACCGGCGAATTGGCGCCGGATGCGGGCTCGGTACGGCTCGGCACCAATCTGGAAATCGCCACGCTCGACCAGAAGCGCGAGGCGGTCGACCCGCAGGAGACGCTGGCGCAATATCTCACTGACGGGCGCGGCGAAAACCTAGTCATCAACGGCGAACAGCGCCATGTCGTCTCCTACATGAAGGATTTCCTGTTCAAGCCGGAGCAGGCGCGCACCCCGGTGCGCGAGCTTTCCGGCGGCGAGCGGGCGCGGCTGATCCTGGCGCGCGTGCTGGCCCGGCCGGCAAACCTCCTGGTGCTCGATGAGCCGACCAACGATCTCGACATGGAGACGCTGGAACTGCTGCAGGAACTGGTCGCCGGTTTTGCCGGCACCGTCATCCTCGTCAGCCACGACCGCGATTTCCTCGACCGTACCGTCACCAGCATCATCGCGCCGGACGGCGGCGGCCGATGGGTCGAATATGCCGGCGGTTATTCCGACATGCTGGCCCAGCGCGGCGGCACCAGGCTCGACGACCGCAAGGCGCGGGCCAAGGCCGAGCCCGGCGAAGCGCCGGCACCGGGCAAGAGCGAGCCGGCAACGCCAAAGGGACCGGCGAAGAAACTGTCGTTCAAACAGAAATTCGCGCTCGATTCCTTGCCCAAGAAGATCGAGGCCGTGACCGCATCGATCTCGCGACTGGAGAACAATATTGCCGATCCGGCCTATTACGAACGTGATCCGGCATCGTTCCAGAAAACCATCGCCGCCCTCGACAAGGAGCGTGCGACGCTCGCCGCGCTCGAGGAAGAATGGCTGGAACTGGAGATGCTGCGCGAGGAGATGGAGGGCTAG
- a CDS encoding type II toxin-antitoxin system CcdA family antitoxin, with the protein MRKIALNAIRQPANLSIDSNLMREAKGLDVNVSRAAEAGIAEAVAAEKTRLWKLENRATIDAWNDYVEKHGIPLEEYRQF; encoded by the coding sequence ATGCGCAAGATTGCTTTGAATGCGATCCGTCAGCCAGCAAACCTGTCGATCGACTCGAACCTCATGAGGGAAGCCAAAGGGCTAGACGTGAATGTCTCGCGTGCCGCGGAAGCTGGCATCGCGGAAGCGGTGGCGGCCGAAAAAACGCGGCTGTGGAAGCTCGAGAACCGCGCCACGATTGATGCGTGGAACGATTACGTCGAAAAGCACGGCATTCCGTTGGAAGAATATCGGCAGTTCTGA
- a CDS encoding CcdB family protein, with protein sequence MARHDVFAGRVEGSYLLDVQSDLLDNFKTRAVVPLLPVATVPPPMRKLHPIFEINGRKLVMATHLIATVPASELGESRMNLTKHHDDIIAALDMLFQGF encoded by the coding sequence ATGGCGCGCCATGATGTCTTTGCCGGTCGCGTCGAAGGCAGCTATTTGCTGGACGTTCAATCCGATCTGCTCGACAACTTCAAGACGCGGGCGGTCGTCCCGCTTCTCCCGGTCGCGACGGTGCCGCCACCGATGCGAAAACTTCATCCGATTTTCGAGATCAATGGCCGAAAACTGGTAATGGCGACTCACCTGATCGCCACCGTTCCAGCGAGCGAACTGGGTGAAAGTCGGATGAACCTGACAAAGCACCACGACGACATCATCGCCGCGCTCGAC